GGGCCCGTAGGAGGACTGGTGCTGGCTGTAGCTGCCGAAGCCGCCGAAGCCGTTACCGTAGTCGCTTCCCCCGTAGGACGAGCCGCCTCCGCCGCCTCCGTAGGCATTGTAGCCGCCGCCGCCGTAACCACCGTAGCTGTTGtaaccgccgccgccgcccttcGACAGGCCGTTCTGGTCACGACCACCGCCGCGACCCCGGCCGCCCCGGCCGCCCCGGCCCGACCGGGAGCCGCCTCCGCCTCCACCCGAGTGGATATCCTCCTTGGGGACGGCCTTTTTCACCTCCACGCGATGGCCCTGGATCGGATGGAACTTGACCACTGCGGCCTTGTCCGCCGCGTCGTGATTCTGGAAATACACGAAGCCGAAGCCACGCTTCTTGCCGGACTGCTTGTCGGCAATAATCTCGGCTTTCTCTACGGTGCCGAACTGCGAGAAGTGCTCGATGAGGTCGCCTTCGGCCACGTCTCCTTTAAGGCCACCGACAAAGAGCTTCTTCACCTTGGCGTGGGCACCGGGCCGCGCCGAATCCTCCCGGGACACCGCCCGCTTCAGCTCCACCGTGTTGCCGTCTACGGCATGGGGAGAGGCGGCCATGGCGGCATCGGCCTCCTCCACGTTGGAGTAGGTCACGAAG
The sequence above is a segment of the Myotis daubentonii chromosome 5, mMyoDau2.1, whole genome shotgun sequence genome. Coding sequences within it:
- the HNRNPA0 gene encoding heterogeneous nuclear ribonucleoprotein A0; its protein translation is MENSQLCKLFIGGLNVQTSESGLRGHFEAFGTLTDCVVVVNPQTKRSRCFGFVTYSNVEEADAAMAASPHAVDGNTVELKRAVSREDSARPGAHAKVKKLFVGGLKGDVAEGDLIEHFSQFGTVEKAEIIADKQSGKKRGFGFVYFQNHDAADKAAVVKFHPIQGHRVEVKKAVPKEDIHSGGGGGGSRSGRGGRGGRGRGGGRDQNGLSKGGGGGYNSYGGYGGGGYNAYGGGGGGSSYGGSDYGNGFGGFGSYSQHQSSYGPMKSGGGGGGGSSWGGRSNSGPYRGGYGGGGGYGGSSF